The DNA region GCAAGATTAGTTAGGCTAGCTTATGTACATATGAAGGCTTGTCTTGAAGCAATTTGCTTCATTTGCAACATAAAAAATGATTGGACCCAACTAATTTCGTCCTACATTCTGTAAAGCGCTCGTTCAAGCCTCCTCGCCTATCTTACAACCCTTAGTATAAAGTCTCAGATATGAGTTCTCATCCCCTCAAGTTTCTAGCCAATGTCAATGTCACTGCATGCCGTTGAAATTTTACTATCAGTCTTTACGATGCTGGATGCATTTATCCTCAAGTATTTTCTATTATAATTTAACCGCTCATAAGTGATATATCGGTAAGTAAATGTTTTGTGATGGATTGGAATGGCGCCGGTATACGAAATTACCGATCAGTTTTATGTATTGCATACCAACTGCTTTGTGAAAATAGGTGAATGTCATCATGTCAGTCTGGGTTGAAAAATCGGTAGGAGTTTCGTTTTGCGGTTTGGCATATACTTTTCTGATTTTAAGATCAAATTTTTGTGCTTCATAGTGAGTGAAATATCCGCTGGGaacaaattataattataattaaaattttcttttcaagtagCAGAACACTGAAAGGAAACCACACATAGCTGGAAACGACACACTCTTGCATCTTATAACCTAGCCTATTGACACACCAGAAAACATGTTTAATTAAACCGgatttaactgaatgaaaatcagaaacagagaactaaAACTAAGTTTTCCATAGGTTTCAAGTAATTGTTAACTTTTATTGTCAATGTGCTGTATGTATAGTTGATTCAAAGTGCTTTAAGCAGAGGCTGCCTTctattaagaaaaatattttaagccATGTTTAACTGTTTAACTTTTAAGACATATGGAAGCGTTGTTGTGAATGGGGAGTTTGGGAAACTTTACAGAATTCTAGAATCTTTAATTACTTTAACTGACTGaacaaaatagaatgaaaataCTGTTACCCTAGGCTCCAGCCTACTTACATGAGTTTTTAGtgaactaaaaataaatttatagcaGTTTGATTGAATAAACTTTTTTGTGCAAACTGATATTTATGGATCAAGGGCAATCATACAATTCTGAAATCATTTATAAACTTTTTACAGGACATTATCTGAATAAGCAAGTTGCCGTCATGAAGATAACCTTTTTGACTGAGGAATGGACTCAGTCAACCAAAGGCAGTTGTTCCACCTTCATGAGACAGATGGCCATAGAACTCTCTAGACTAGAAAATGTAGAAATTGGTATTTTAATTCCAAGTGCCAGTCCAGAGGATAAAGAAGATGCCCAAAAATACAACATCAATGTTTTTGAACCTGAGAAACTTACAGGCTATGAACCAGTTGATTGTCTACAGTTTCCTCCACAAGGATTTAGCACTGACTTTATCATTGGTCAGGGCATTAAGCCTGGATGTCATGGACAGGTCCTTAAGAATAACCTTGGCTGTAAATGGGTGCATGTGGTCCTGAGAAATGCAGAAGAAACAGCAATGTTCCAGAAAACCCCAGGTGCCATTTCCGAAGGGCAGAAACAGTACGAAACTGAGGTAGAATTGTGTAAAAAGGCTGACATGGTTATAACAGTTGGCTCTAAGCTCAATGAGACCTTTAATTCTGCTCTGCATCACTGTAAGAAAGATCATATATTCAATCTTACACCTGGCATTTTTGATGAGTTTTTTGGAGAGCAGAAGCAATACCGAAATTCAAAGAACTTTAAAATCTTAGTGTTTGGCAGAGGGAACACTGAAGACTTTGAACTTAAAGGTCTTCATGTTGCTGCCAAAGCTGTGGCACATCTTAATAAGTATGAGTCATCATACATTCTCAAAGTTGTTGGTGCCCCTGAGGGAGAACAAGAGAAACTGGCTGAGAGGTTGGAAGATCTTGGGATCTCTCGTAGTCAACTAATTGTGAGAAGTTTTTACACAGAAAGAGGAAAACTGGCTCAGCTTTTTTTCGAAGTGGATCTTGTTTTGATGCCTTCAGGTACAGAGGCATTTGGTCTTGCAGCTTTGGAGGCATTATCAGCAGGTGTACCAATCCTTATTACCCATAATTCTGGCTTGGCGGAGGCTCTAGAAGAAATACCTTTCGGGCGCAGATGCATAGTAGATCAAGCAGATGATTGGGCTGACCAAATCAAGCAAGCACGAAAACATCTGAGAACTGGATTAGTAGAGGCAAGCACACTACGCAACAACTATAAAGAGAAATACTGTTGGATGGACCAATGTGCTGCTTTTGTGATGAAGCTTAGGGCCTTGCATTCAGGTAAAAATGTTAACTTTATATGCATTTACCTgaagtaaaataattaaataagtACCTAGCAGCTAGTTGGCACAAATCTGTTTATCATTTTGAAATTGGCACCATGATTAGAATTAATATAAGAGTGAAATCAAAAAGGTAGACATAAATTAAGGGCTATTTTGATGGTATCCATGCAATTCAGAT from Pocillopora verrucosa isolate sample1 chromosome 1, ASM3666991v2, whole genome shotgun sequence includes:
- the LOC131799386 gene encoding D-inositol 3-phosphate glycosyltransferase-like codes for the protein MKITFLTEEWTQSTKGSCSTFMRQMAIELSRLENVEIGILIPSASPEDKEDAQKYNINVFEPEKLTGYEPVDCLQFPPQGFSTDFIIGQGIKPGCHGQVLKNNLGCKWVHVVLRNAEETAMFQKTPGAISEGQKQYETEVELCKKADMVITVGSKLNETFNSALHHCKKDHIFNLTPGIFDEFFGEQKQYRNSKNFKILVFGRGNTEDFELKGLHVAAKAVAHLNKYESSYILKVVGAPEGEQEKLAERLEDLGISRSQLIVRSFYTERGKLAQLFFEVDLVLMPSGTEAFGLAALEALSAGVPILITHNSGLAEALEEIPFGRRCIVDQADDWADQIKQARKHLRTGLVEASTLRNNYKEKYCWMDQCAAFVMKLRALHSGHAEEMQQESQGKRHSAQKRVADPAKDSDQSASKRDFSSVSGKRLKEGVVTDDDLQTLGKAIGVKWDRLARRLPGIKEEDIEEIEDSRKTLSERGFHMLKLWRTNNGKAADYKTLYNALVHELVQRRDLAEKYCFE